A DNA window from Streptococcus mutans contains the following coding sequences:
- a CDS encoding histidine phosphatase family protein produces MAETRLYIARHGKTMFNTIGRAQGWSDTPLTQAGEEGIRELGIGLREACIPFKAAFSSDSGRTMQTMEIILRETNNENLPYVRDKRIREWCFGSLDGGYDGDLFQGVLPRTAAFNTGKSFEEVTYPELAASIVEVDTANWAEPWQILSKRIYDGFEAMAQTVEQSGGGNAIIVSHGMTIGTFMWLIDHKQEKAAIDNGSVSVVSYKDNTFSIETIADMSYRHQGRKILEDIYEEKF; encoded by the coding sequence ATGGCAGAAACAAGACTCTATATAGCTAGACACGGAAAGACAATGTTTAATACAATTGGCCGTGCTCAAGGTTGGAGTGATACTCCTCTTACACAAGCGGGTGAAGAAGGGATACGGGAATTGGGAATTGGTTTAAGGGAAGCCTGTATCCCTTTTAAAGCCGCTTTTTCCAGTGACAGCGGCAGAACCATGCAAACAATGGAGATTATCCTTCGTGAAACGAATAATGAGAATTTGCCTTATGTACGAGATAAACGGATTCGAGAATGGTGCTTTGGGAGTCTCGATGGAGGATATGATGGGGATCTTTTCCAAGGTGTCTTGCCTCGAACAGCAGCTTTTAATACTGGCAAATCCTTTGAAGAAGTGACTTACCCTGAATTAGCAGCTAGTATCGTTGAAGTGGACACAGCTAATTGGGCTGAACCTTGGCAGATTCTTAGCAAGCGTATTTATGATGGTTTTGAAGCTATGGCACAAACAGTTGAACAATCTGGAGGCGGAAATGCTATTATAGTCAGCCATGGAATGACTATTGGTACTTTTATGTGGCTGATAGATCATAAGCAGGAAAAAGCGGCTATTGATAATGGCAGTGTTTCTGTTGTTTCCTATAAAGATAATACGTTTTCTATTGAAACGATTGCAGATATGTCTTATCGTCATCAAGGAAGAAAAATTTTGGAAGATATTTATGAAGAAAAATTCTAG
- a CDS encoding M15 family metallopeptidase, producing the protein MKKNSSLLTIVLQIGIIFVFILGIYLFLHKGKQGAQENTVGNKTQQAAETKKSKQTAGLPNVSANDWELVLVNRDHITAEMNPDVTDIDGVKVDSRIAENTRKFLAAAQEIDSSEHLISGYRSVAYQEELYNNYIAQEKANNPSLSQEEAQKQVQTYSQPPGSSEHQTGLAIDMSTVDSLNQSDANVVAKVAAIAPKYGFVLRFPEGKKDATGIDYEDWHYRYVGVKSAKYMTKHDLTLEEYLKKLKEK; encoded by the coding sequence ATGAAGAAAAATTCTAGTTTATTAACAATTGTGCTGCAAATAGGTATTATCTTTGTTTTCATTTTGGGCATTTATCTTTTTTTACATAAAGGTAAACAAGGGGCACAAGAAAATACGGTAGGGAATAAAACGCAGCAAGCTGCTGAGACAAAAAAGAGCAAACAAACAGCAGGCTTACCAAATGTTTCAGCAAATGATTGGGAGTTAGTTTTGGTTAATCGTGATCATATCACTGCTGAAATGAACCCTGATGTAACTGATATTGATGGTGTTAAGGTGGATTCTCGCATTGCAGAAAATACAAGGAAATTTTTAGCAGCTGCGCAAGAAATTGACTCCAGTGAACATTTGATATCAGGCTATCGTAGTGTTGCCTATCAAGAAGAACTCTATAATAATTATATAGCTCAAGAAAAAGCCAACAATCCCAGCCTTAGCCAAGAGGAGGCGCAAAAACAGGTTCAAACCTATTCTCAGCCGCCGGGTTCTAGTGAACACCAAACGGGACTGGCTATTGATATGAGTACAGTTGACAGTCTTAATCAAAGTGACGCTAATGTCGTTGCTAAGGTTGCTGCCATTGCGCCTAAATATGGTTTTGTCCTTCGTTTTCCTGAAGGTAAAAAGGATGCTACGGGTATTGATTATGAGGACTGGCACTATCGCTATGTTGGTGTTAAATCTGCTAAGTATATGACCAAACATGATTTAACCTTAGAAGAATATTTAAAAAAATTAAAGGAGAAGTAG
- a CDS encoding glycoside hydrolase family 73 protein, protein MRARLKFKSFVVIVLLLLLVILLPILASGGLADANKKMPSPYSHKEFVKEIAPTAQKLSKIYGVRSSIIIGQAALDSHFGSTLLASKYHNLFSIEASPGQGAVRLKSHEYKNGRWQEVTNRYLVYESWKESLYDYMAILHGNKIWDKALYTTMMTSSGYKTVARALQAAGFNSDPNYADKLIAVIEENNLTDYDK, encoded by the coding sequence ATGAGAGCAAGACTCAAATTTAAGTCTTTTGTTGTAATTGTTTTACTTCTTTTGCTGGTGATTTTGCTCCCGATTTTGGCGAGTGGAGGATTGGCCGATGCTAACAAAAAAATGCCAAGTCCTTATAGTCATAAAGAGTTTGTCAAAGAAATTGCTCCAACAGCTCAAAAGTTATCAAAAATCTATGGCGTGAGGAGTTCTATTATTATTGGACAAGCAGCGCTGGATAGTCATTTTGGCAGTACTTTGTTAGCTAGTAAATATCACAATCTTTTTAGCATTGAAGCAAGTCCAGGTCAAGGAGCTGTTCGCTTAAAAAGCCATGAGTACAAGAATGGGCGTTGGCAGGAAGTGACAAATCGCTACCTTGTTTATGAATCTTGGAAAGAATCCCTTTATGATTACATGGCTATTCTACATGGAAATAAAATTTGGGATAAGGCACTGTATACAACGATGATGACTTCTAGTGGTTATAAAACAGTTGCAAGAGCCTTACAAGCAGCTGGTTTTAATAGTGATCCTAACTATGCAGACAAGTTAATAGCTGTTATAGAGGAAAATAATTTAACAGATTATGATAAATAG
- the fruA gene encoding fructan beta-fructosidase, with product MEEETVCKNWFMRKSGKSWIFGCAVFFVLGLATALPVAAEEISQTTAADTAVTEVRTEDSSQTSSQETAVTETTQSEETASKQLTTPAVADQTTEPTDNEPISSSDGASSPYQVTDTTEPQQTLTPADSEPQAKADVQQAAAPKKEEINPVTNLEDMSHDTNGTWEVREDGIHSNAIGKGDSFLYSQSSGKNFVYATDVTFKQNSGAAALVFRSNNDSNNKNMYAVNVDIGGHKAKFWRWVDNKDIQLIDERDVVPTADNRYTLKVLAVNNWISYYVNDVLMASTGDYVLQKADKGQNTVIPEGHFGLLNWNGDMVFQNTKFALLDDTTAPLIDNITVRSDRGNVEKQGQFFSEEPLHIQYVSNDASQVSLDIAKHNPAATVTVEDKTGRVYTDPSHLPVNVGANYFTVKSTVIDSFGRTVTLTYRINVHRRQNDEVYYNELYRDQYHYSVKDGWANDPNGLVYYNGVYHLFHQFYDDTKWGPMHWAHATSTDLIHWKEEPIAFYPDSNGYMFSGCVVVDEHNSSGLFKTAKGGLVAIITANGNGQRMELAYSEDEGKTWQKYDRIVADWSNDPLQNQDFRDPKVFHWNNQWFMVLAGGPLRIYSSNNLKDWKVESTYPDLHTECPDMYPIVANDGVLKWVLSRGGRFYKVGDFKQVDGKWTFIADDAYKDKDQVMNFGKDSYAAMTYYVHDFGTETRPTIPKLTEVNWMNTWEDYCNLVADTVGQDFNGTFNLNLDLGLINENGQYILTQTPVKAYDSLRDVNTALHFKDVTVDANNTLLKDFKGDSYEIVSHFRPDEKTTKVGFNLRVGNGQATKVIYDLQTETLSIDRSQSGTILSAAFAKVNSQHVTKNADGSIDLHIYVDRASVEVFSKNNTVAGANQIFPNPEAVGASIIVEGGKAQADISVYQMKTIWTDKKDTAKPVAMNTTTAKELALQVGQSQDLQVYLAPASVRQDVEWTISDPSLVRTSQKGNVLHLTAVKKGKLTITAISKENPSLSKTFTISITLNNFKTNLKGLQSVTGKWYVDDETLYDSNTSSNDYYMASQKPGFKEYDYDIDLKYQRGLINLFVASGNIDPSQAYSVQFGDSETVRLYRFAGDTIAEANMGKRINDDQYHHIKVTKTKNSIIISVDGQEVMSHNFDQVDSYFNDAYVGLGLWDGAVEFQNFFVTDHATTPKPDSDPTPQPDAPEALAQERELIDPATGVRVILQKGELASIVRVKVSHIETNDAHTPAVLNAKDYDLFNITPIDKNEKVVAITKPATVLLPIDAGKVVDKVVYLPNTDKEENLPFTIVSLTDSNGKKQSYVRFTAEHFSEYGLVYQAENQTNLKSKEKQDNVAISYPLNLEQEVKVSSISRKYAANKTADVNSVQQTEPSVMSSSSKATLPDTGDHKTDLSQLGVLAMIGSFLVEIAGYFKKSKD from the coding sequence ATGGAAGAAGAAACAGTTTGTAAAAATTGGTTCATGCGTAAAAGTGGTAAAAGCTGGATTTTTGGCTGTGCCGTCTTTTTTGTGTTAGGTTTGGCAACTGCTTTACCGGTGGCAGCTGAAGAAATAAGTCAAACAACTGCTGCTGATACTGCTGTTACAGAAGTAAGAACAGAAGACAGCAGCCAGACGTCATCTCAAGAAACCGCAGTTACAGAAACGACTCAATCTGAGGAAACTGCTTCAAAACAACTGACAACTCCGGCGGTAGCAGATCAAACTACAGAGCCTACTGATAATGAACCCATCAGTTCCTCTGATGGTGCGAGCAGTCCTTATCAAGTGACTGACACGACAGAACCTCAACAAACTCTCACTCCTGCTGACTCTGAACCTCAAGCAAAGGCGGATGTTCAACAAGCAGCAGCTCCTAAGAAAGAAGAGATCAACCCTGTGACCAATTTAGAAGATATGTCACATGATACGAATGGGACTTGGGAAGTACGAGAAGATGGTATTCATTCTAATGCCATTGGTAAAGGTGATTCTTTCTTGTATTCTCAGTCAAGTGGTAAGAATTTTGTCTATGCAACAGATGTTACTTTTAAACAAAACAGCGGTGCAGCAGCTCTTGTTTTTAGAAGTAACAACGATAGCAATAACAAAAATATGTATGCGGTCAATGTGGATATAGGCGGACACAAGGCTAAATTTTGGCGTTGGGTTGACAATAAAGATATCCAATTAATTGATGAACGTGATGTGGTACCGACAGCTGATAACCGCTATACTCTTAAGGTTTTGGCGGTTAATAACTGGATTTCTTATTATGTCAATGATGTTTTGATGGCTAGCACAGGTGATTATGTCCTTCAAAAAGCTGATAAAGGACAAAACACTGTCATTCCTGAGGGACACTTTGGTCTTTTGAATTGGAATGGCGATATGGTTTTCCAAAATACAAAATTTGCCCTATTGGATGATACAACAGCTCCGTTGATTGATAATATTACAGTAAGGTCTGATAGAGGGAATGTCGAAAAACAAGGGCAATTCTTCTCTGAGGAACCCCTTCATATTCAATATGTTAGCAATGATGCCTCTCAAGTGAGCTTGGATATTGCTAAACATAATCCTGCAGCTACTGTCACAGTAGAAGATAAAACTGGTCGTGTTTACACAGATCCTTCTCATCTTCCAGTTAATGTAGGAGCTAATTATTTCACTGTTAAAAGTACAGTTATTGATTCATTTGGTCGTACAGTAACCTTGACTTATCGTATTAATGTCCACCGTCGGCAAAATGACGAAGTCTATTATAATGAACTTTACCGCGACCAATATCACTATTCTGTAAAAGACGGCTGGGCTAATGATCCTAATGGCTTGGTTTATTACAATGGTGTTTATCATCTCTTCCATCAATTTTACGATGATACGAAATGGGGCCCTATGCACTGGGCGCACGCGACTAGTACGGATTTGATTCACTGGAAAGAAGAGCCAATTGCTTTTTACCCAGATTCAAACGGCTACATGTTCTCGGGCTGTGTAGTGGTTGACGAACATAACAGTTCAGGCTTATTTAAGACGGCTAAGGGTGGTTTAGTTGCGATTATCACAGCTAATGGAAATGGACAGCGCATGGAACTTGCCTATAGTGAAGATGAAGGCAAGACTTGGCAGAAATATGACAGGATTGTAGCCGATTGGTCAAATGACCCATTGCAAAATCAGGATTTTCGTGATCCAAAAGTTTTTCACTGGAATAACCAATGGTTCATGGTACTAGCAGGGGGTCCGCTTCGCATTTATTCTTCTAACAATTTGAAAGATTGGAAAGTGGAGTCTACTTATCCTGATCTTCATACAGAATGTCCAGATATGTATCCAATTGTTGCTAATGATGGTGTGCTTAAATGGGTGTTGTCTCGCGGCGGTCGTTTTTACAAGGTTGGTGATTTCAAACAAGTAGATGGTAAATGGACCTTTATAGCAGATGATGCTTATAAAGATAAGGATCAGGTCATGAACTTCGGTAAAGATTCTTATGCCGCCATGACCTACTATGTACACGATTTTGGTACAGAAACCCGACCAACCATTCCCAAATTAACAGAAGTCAACTGGATGAACACCTGGGAAGATTATTGTAATCTTGTAGCAGATACAGTTGGACAGGACTTTAACGGTACGTTTAATTTAAACCTTGATCTTGGCCTTATCAATGAAAACGGTCAGTACATCTTGACGCAAACGCCTGTTAAGGCCTATGATAGTCTTCGTGATGTGAATACTGCCTTGCATTTCAAAGATGTGACAGTAGACGCTAATAATACTCTTTTGAAGGACTTCAAAGGAGACAGTTATGAAATTGTTTCTCATTTCCGACCAGATGAGAAGACCACAAAAGTAGGCTTCAATCTTCGTGTTGGCAATGGTCAAGCAACGAAAGTGATTTACGACTTGCAGACAGAAACCTTGTCTATTGACCGTAGTCAGTCGGGTACTATCTTATCTGCAGCTTTTGCAAAAGTTAATAGTCAGCATGTGACTAAAAATGCAGATGGCTCCATTGATTTGCATATTTATGTTGATCGTGCCAGTGTTGAAGTCTTTTCCAAAAATAATACAGTGGCTGGTGCTAATCAAATTTTTCCTAATCCAGAAGCTGTAGGTGCCAGTATTATTGTAGAAGGCGGCAAAGCTCAAGCAGATATCTCTGTTTATCAAATGAAAACGATTTGGACAGATAAGAAAGATACGGCAAAACCGGTGGCTATGAACACAACAACTGCGAAAGAGCTAGCCCTTCAAGTTGGTCAAAGTCAGGATCTGCAAGTCTATCTGGCACCAGCAAGTGTTAGGCAAGATGTGGAATGGACGATCAGTGATCCAAGTCTTGTTAGGACAAGTCAAAAAGGTAATGTTCTTCATTTGACCGCTGTGAAAAAAGGAAAGCTTACCATTACAGCAATTTCTAAAGAAAACCCAAGTCTCAGTAAAACCTTTACAATCAGTATCACCTTAAATAATTTCAAGACTAACCTCAAAGGTTTGCAGTCTGTTACTGGTAAGTGGTATGTTGATGATGAAACGCTCTATGATAGTAATACAAGTTCGAATGATTACTATATGGCTTCTCAAAAACCGGGTTTCAAAGAATATGATTACGATATTGATCTCAAATATCAACGTGGTTTAATTAATCTTTTTGTTGCTTCTGGCAATATTGATCCGAGTCAAGCATATTCTGTACAATTTGGTGACAGTGAGACTGTTCGGCTTTACCGTTTTGCTGGTGATACTATTGCAGAAGCTAATATGGGTAAACGAATCAATGATGATCAATACCACCATATTAAAGTCACAAAAACAAAAAATAGTATAATCATATCAGTAGATGGTCAAGAAGTGATGAGTCATAACTTTGATCAGGTGGACTCATACTTTAATGATGCTTATGTAGGTCTCGGTTTGTGGGACGGAGCTGTTGAATTCCAAAACTTCTTTGTAACAGATCATGCGACTACTCCCAAACCAGATTCTGATCCGACACCGCAACCAGATGCACCAGAAGCATTGGCTCAAGAAAGGGAATTGATTGACCCTGCAACTGGCGTCCGTGTCATTCTTCAAAAAGGGGAGCTAGCTTCTATCGTTAGAGTAAAGGTCAGCCATATCGAAACGAATGATGCTCATACACCAGCTGTTCTAAATGCAAAAGACTATGATCTCTTCAATATCACACCTATTGATAAAAATGAGAAAGTTGTTGCTATTACGAAACCAGCGACAGTCTTATTGCCAATTGATGCTGGAAAAGTGGTAGATAAAGTGGTGTATTTACCAAATACGGACAAAGAAGAAAACCTTCCATTTACGATTGTGAGTTTGACAGATAGCAATGGTAAGAAGCAAAGTTATGTTCGCTTTACAGCAGAACACTTTAGTGAATACGGCTTAGTCTATCAAGCAGAAAATCAAACAAACCTTAAGAGTAAAGAAAAGCAAGACAATGTTGCTATTTCTTATCCATTAAATTTAGAACAAGAAGTTAAGGTTTCATCTATTTCACGAAAATATGCTGCAAATAAGACAGCAGATGTCAATAGTGTTCAACAAACAGAACCTTCAGTAATGAGTTCTTCATCTAAAGCAACGCTGCCAGATACTGGTGATCATAAGACAGATTTAAGTCAATTAGGAGTGTTGGCAATGATTGGCTCATTTCTTGTAGAAATAGCTGGCTATTTCAAAAAAAGCAAGGATTGA
- a CDS encoding glycoside hydrolase family 32 protein: protein MLKKKLVCLLIGLIAFLGSLKIYAGSSESAEYQQTNHYNTPKGFMNDIQTIFKGSDGYYHMYYLLNSNYKLANDGTEWYHVRTKDWEHFENLGVAIPKFVNGWSAVATGSIFQNSNQFFKDLPTSAIVAYFTSYTDTGQHQYVAYSLDNGSSYQPYNNGKPVMTSQTKEQNARDPYIWYDSNSKRLMMYLAEGDKIGTYASSDGKNWAYQGATVLNQYTLGGKDLGLVECPNLKTFYDSATNTTKHVLFFGANGYQYGSTTGTYYMVGHLDTQGNFVPEQNAERLDQGSDYYGANFYQESDRVVKSIAWMGNWDYLQGQILDDQGQESKHLGSVSSARDITMVKRDDKYVLESYLKNNNSRTNTVSYQSNADTAKLADDGYHKTLLSVSRWHSQELSLKFQANAATLNGHIRLIFKQADAQVSLDYNTDNGYYEVKRTSSKIIGSQKVNYERSYVVDSHWNGQKELNIYLVADKSSLEFALPNGQTYSMVKLSTASDMDIVIETSGSNRLQADLANLET from the coding sequence ATGCTAAAGAAAAAATTAGTTTGTTTATTAATCGGTTTAATTGCTTTTCTTGGCTCCCTTAAAATTTACGCTGGAAGCAGCGAAAGTGCTGAGTATCAGCAAACCAATCATTATAATACACCTAAAGGATTTATGAATGATATTCAGACGATTTTTAAGGGGAGTGATGGTTACTACCATATGTATTATTTGTTAAATAGTAACTATAAATTGGCAAATGATGGAACAGAATGGTACCATGTGAGAACTAAAGATTGGGAGCATTTTGAAAATTTAGGAGTAGCTATTCCTAAATTTGTTAATGGTTGGTCAGCAGTAGCAACAGGGTCAATTTTTCAAAATAGTAATCAATTTTTCAAAGATTTACCTACCAGTGCGATTGTAGCCTACTTTACCAGCTATACTGATACAGGTCAACATCAATATGTCGCTTATTCGTTAGATAATGGCAGCAGCTACCAGCCTTACAATAATGGTAAGCCAGTTATGACTTCACAAACAAAAGAGCAAAATGCGCGAGATCCTTACATTTGGTATGATTCTAATTCCAAAAGGTTAATGATGTACCTAGCTGAGGGTGATAAAATTGGGACCTATGCTAGTTCAGATGGGAAAAATTGGGCTTATCAAGGGGCGACTGTCCTTAATCAATATACCTTAGGGGGAAAAGACTTAGGTCTTGTGGAATGCCCAAATTTAAAAACTTTTTATGATTCTGCCACGAATACGACGAAACATGTTCTCTTTTTTGGTGCAAATGGTTACCAATATGGTTCGACGACAGGAACTTATTATATGGTTGGTCATTTAGATACTCAAGGAAACTTTGTGCCAGAGCAAAATGCAGAACGTTTGGATCAAGGCTCAGACTATTACGGTGCCAACTTTTATCAAGAAAGCGATCGTGTCGTTAAGAGTATAGCTTGGATGGGGAATTGGGATTACCTGCAAGGGCAGATTCTTGATGATCAAGGCCAAGAATCCAAACATTTAGGTTCCGTTAGTTCAGCTAGAGATATTACAATGGTTAAAAGAGATGATAAATATGTTTTGGAGTCTTACCTTAAAAATAACAACTCTAGAACAAACACTGTTAGCTACCAAAGCAACGCTGATACGGCAAAACTTGCTGATGATGGCTACCATAAAACTTTATTATCGGTATCAAGATGGCATTCACAGGAACTATCTTTGAAATTTCAAGCTAATGCTGCAACCCTAAACGGACATATTCGTTTAATTTTCAAACAAGCAGATGCCCAAGTGTCTCTTGACTACAATACTGATAATGGTTACTATGAGGTAAAAAGAACCAGTTCTAAAATAATTGGCAGCCAAAAAGTGAATTATGAACGCTCATATGTTGTTGATAGCCACTGGAATGGGCAAAAGGAACTTAATATTTATCTCGTAGCTGACAAAAGCAGCTTGGAATTTGCTCTGCCGAATGGTCAGACCTACTCCATGGTCAAATTGTCCACTGCCAGTGATATGGATATCGTTATTGAGACTAGTGGAAGCAACCGTTTACAGGCAGATTTAGCTAATTTGGAAACGTAA
- the hrcA gene encoding heat-inducible transcriptional repressor HrcA has product MITQRQKDILNLIVELFTKTHEPIGSKTLQNSIASSSATIRNDMAALEKLGLLEKAHTSSGRLPSQEGFRYFVEHSLNPDSLDEQDVYQVIKAFDFEAFRLGDLLQRASDVLANLTGYTALILDVEPKKQRLTTFDIVKLSNHDALAVLTLDEASPVTVQFAIPKNFLDSDLMTVAKIARERFLNQTVLDIHYRLRTELPQIIQKYFPRTDNVLDLFDHIFNPIFQEEVFISGKIKTLEFAGLDTYQFLENLQSVALEIRQSLPEDELHRVQVADSKEKSLADLTVISQKFLIPYRGFGILTVIGPVDLDYQRTISLINVISRVLAVKLGDFYRYLNSNHYEVH; this is encoded by the coding sequence GTGATTACCCAGCGTCAAAAGGATATTCTCAATTTGATTGTTGAGCTTTTTACCAAGACACATGAGCCCATTGGGTCTAAAACACTCCAGAATTCAATTGCATCAAGCAGTGCTACCATCAGAAATGATATGGCAGCTTTAGAAAAATTAGGACTTTTAGAGAAGGCGCACACCTCCAGCGGTCGTTTGCCCAGTCAAGAAGGCTTTCGTTATTTTGTTGAACATTCTTTGAATCCAGACAGTTTGGACGAACAGGATGTTTATCAAGTCATTAAGGCATTTGATTTTGAAGCTTTTCGTTTAGGGGATCTTCTACAAAGAGCCAGTGATGTTTTGGCGAATCTGACTGGCTATACAGCACTGATTTTGGATGTGGAGCCTAAAAAGCAACGTTTGACTACTTTTGATATTGTTAAGCTTAGCAATCATGATGCTTTAGCTGTTTTGACTCTAGATGAAGCCAGTCCTGTAACGGTGCAATTTGCCATTCCCAAAAATTTTTTGGACAGCGATTTAATGACAGTGGCTAAAATAGCTCGGGAACGTTTTTTAAATCAAACGGTTCTAGATATTCATTATCGTTTACGAACGGAGCTGCCGCAGATTATTCAGAAATATTTTCCACGAACGGACAATGTTTTAGATCTATTTGATCACATTTTTAATCCTATTTTTCAAGAAGAAGTTTTTATCTCTGGTAAAATTAAAACTTTGGAATTTGCTGGACTTGACACTTATCAATTCTTGGAAAATCTACAATCAGTAGCTCTTGAAATTCGTCAAAGCCTACCTGAAGATGAACTTCATCGAGTTCAAGTTGCTGATAGTAAAGAAAAGAGTTTAGCAGATTTAACCGTTATCAGTCAGAAATTTCTTATTCCTTATAGAGGGTTTGGAATTTTGACCGTAATTGGTCCAGTAGATTTGGATTATCAAAGAACAATAAGCTTGATTAATGTTATTAGTCGTGTTTTAGCTGTAAAACTAGGCGATTTCTATCGTTATCTCAATAGCAATCATTACGAGGTTCATTAG
- the grpE gene encoding nucleotide exchange factor GrpE has product MSKKDKKEEIKEEVEATEPTTEESVEEVAEETSENKELQEALERAEDFENKYLRAHAEMQNIQRRANEERQSLQRYRSQDLAKAILPSLDNLERALAVEGLTDDVKKGLEMVQESLIQALKEEGVEEVELENFDPNLHMAVQTLDADDDHPADSIAQVLQKGYQLHERLLRPAMVVVYN; this is encoded by the coding sequence TTGTCGAAAAAAGATAAAAAAGAAGAGATCAAGGAAGAAGTAGAAGCAACTGAGCCTACAACTGAAGAGTCCGTAGAAGAAGTCGCTGAAGAAACTTCTGAAAACAAGGAGTTGCAAGAAGCACTTGAGAGAGCTGAAGATTTTGAAAATAAATATTTGCGTGCTCATGCTGAAATGCAAAACATTCAGCGTCGCGCTAATGAAGAGCGACAAAGTTTGCAGAGGTATCGCTCTCAGGATTTAGCCAAAGCTATCTTGCCTTCACTTGATAATCTTGAACGTGCTCTTGCTGTTGAAGGTTTGACAGATGATGTCAAGAAAGGATTGGAAATGGTTCAGGAGAGTCTCATTCAGGCTTTGAAAGAAGAAGGTGTGGAAGAGGTTGAACTTGAGAATTTTGATCCTAATTTGCATATGGCTGTGCAGACTCTTGATGCAGATGATGACCATCCAGCAGATAGTATTGCACAAGTCCTTCAAAAAGGGTATCAGCTCCATGAACGTTTGTTAAGACCGGCAATGGTAGTTGTCTATAACTAA